From Halapricum desulfuricans, a single genomic window includes:
- a CDS encoding dolichyl-phosphate hexose transferase: protein MSAYTFEDVAVVMGTYNEQQAIGTVLDDIDRVTDGQASIVCVDSSSDRTPEIAREKGARVIEQEPQGYGVAVERALRAADRPVVVTTDCDDTYPMDRLPDFLDAINDGADVVSGDRLSGGAEAMPGFNRLGNRLFAVLASLLIDHPVRDTTTGMRAYRTSVIEDIEWTENTGLSAELLLRPLSRGYDVREIEIEYGERAGETTLDPIAGGAEIAGSILRVGVQERRR, encoded by the coding sequence ATGAGTGCGTACACGTTTGAGGATGTCGCGGTCGTCATGGGGACGTACAACGAACAGCAGGCGATCGGAACAGTACTCGACGATATCGATCGCGTGACTGACGGGCAGGCGTCGATCGTCTGTGTGGACAGTTCCAGCGACCGGACTCCGGAGATCGCCCGCGAGAAGGGCGCGCGGGTCATCGAACAGGAACCCCAGGGGTATGGTGTCGCGGTCGAGCGCGCGCTTCGCGCGGCTGACCGACCGGTCGTGGTCACGACCGACTGTGACGACACCTATCCGATGGATCGGTTGCCCGATTTTCTGGACGCGATCAACGACGGTGCCGACGTGGTCAGCGGCGACCGACTCTCCGGCGGCGCCGAGGCGATGCCAGGGTTCAACCGGCTGGGCAACCGCCTGTTCGCCGTGCTCGCGAGCCTGCTGATCGACCATCCCGTCCGCGATACGACGACCGGGATGCGCGCCTACCGGACGTCCGTCATCGAGGATATCGAGTGGACCGAGAACACCGGCCTCTCGGCGGAGTTGCTGTTGCGACCGCTGTCTCGGGGATACGACGTCCGCGAGATCGAGATCGAGTACGGCGAGCGGGCGGGCGAGACGACGCTGGATCCGATCGCCGGCGGCGCCGAGATTGCCGGGTCGATTCTGCGCGTGGGCGTCCAGGAGCGACGCCGGTAG
- a CDS encoding gluconate 2-dehydrogenase subunit 3 family protein: MRNETDEQANSAEDDTGNPTLTRRDAVIALGAAGVGAGGLGALVWDELDDEPPRRGSDDDPTWRETVVAAAEALYPASVSGVESFVETYVVGRVQDRQTYLDGVQRAAGNIDEYARYWHDRPFAALDRSTRQTVFDDYGLADSAPDPEGSEREQVRYYLLNELLFAFYSSPAGGELVGLENPPGHPGGLDSYQRGPR; encoded by the coding sequence ATGAGGAACGAGACGGACGAGCAGGCGAACAGTGCGGAAGACGACACCGGAAACCCTACCCTCACGCGACGGGACGCGGTGATCGCGCTCGGAGCGGCCGGCGTCGGAGCCGGCGGGCTCGGCGCACTGGTATGGGACGAACTCGATGATGAGCCGCCCCGACGCGGGTCCGACGACGACCCCACCTGGCGGGAGACGGTCGTTGCCGCAGCGGAAGCCCTGTATCCGGCGTCCGTGTCGGGCGTCGAGTCGTTCGTCGAGACCTACGTCGTGGGTCGCGTGCAGGATCGGCAGACGTACCTCGACGGCGTGCAGCGGGCGGCCGGAAATATCGACGAATACGCCCGTTACTGGCACGACCGGCCGTTCGCCGCGCTCGACCGATCGACCCGACAGACCGTCTTCGACGACTACGGACTGGCCGACAGTGCTCCGGACCCGGAAGGGTCAGAGCGCGAACAGGTCCGGTATTACCTGCTCAACGAACTGCTCTTTGCCTTCTATTCGTCGCCGGCCGGTGGCGAACTCGTCGGCCTCGAGAACCCACCAGGCCACCCTGGGGGTCTCGACAGCTACCAGCGCGGCCCGCGATGA